The Panacibacter microcysteis genome includes a window with the following:
- a CDS encoding L,D-transpeptidase family protein: MKSIGIFVSIMLLYLCVACGNGDDKNVERDTSINEITSFNNLFLDSNKLEGFLSGNNRFRKYEKQFIDFYKQRNYEYAWFDSSGLGEQARGFINLLSSTISTMHDSSLYNSKLVTLYNAFEDNAVRKHTAEEVLNTELLLTGQFFHYAAKMYKGTDSNIADLGWFIPRKKINITALLDSVIQTGNTEVDKFAALNAEYKKLSSFLPFLYKLEKEGNWDSIPQRKKALHINDDTVIIATIKDRLYRLGDLAYNDSTTLFDSALFSAVQSFQRRMGIGADGAIGPKMIEELNITPAQRIQQVMVNLERMRWMPPPHRDHEFIAVNIPEYKMYVYNEDTLKMDINVIVGTAANSTVVFSGDLKYIVFAPYWKVPSKIVRNEILPAMRKDTGYLRKHQMERTGGPDTLPAIRQLPGPLNSLGKVKFLFPNNYDIYFHDTPNRNLFSASSRSFSHGCIRVGEPKKLAEFLLRNDTSWNETRIDTLMSGVKEKWVTLPRAIPVVITYFTAFVDDQGILNFRRDIYKHDEKLADKLFAKE; the protein is encoded by the coding sequence ATGAAATCGATAGGCATTTTTGTATCAATCATGTTGCTATACTTATGCGTTGCCTGCGGAAATGGTGATGATAAAAACGTGGAGCGCGACACCAGCATTAATGAAATTACTTCTTTCAATAATCTCTTTTTAGACAGCAATAAGCTGGAAGGTTTCCTGTCCGGCAACAATCGCTTTCGCAAATATGAAAAGCAGTTTATTGACTTTTACAAACAAAGAAATTACGAGTATGCATGGTTTGACAGCAGTGGCCTTGGCGAACAGGCACGTGGTTTCATCAACCTGCTTAGCAGTACAATCAGTACCATGCACGACAGCAGTTTATATAACAGTAAACTTGTAACACTATACAATGCTTTTGAAGATAATGCAGTAAGAAAACACACGGCAGAAGAAGTGCTGAATACAGAACTGCTGCTTACAGGCCAGTTCTTTCATTATGCTGCAAAAATGTACAAGGGTACGGATAGTAATATCGCAGACCTTGGATGGTTTATTCCGCGAAAAAAAATTAATATCACAGCATTGCTCGATTCCGTTATTCAGACCGGGAACACAGAGGTAGATAAGTTTGCTGCACTTAATGCGGAGTATAAAAAGCTGAGTTCCTTCTTACCGTTTCTATATAAATTAGAGAAAGAAGGAAACTGGGATTCTATTCCGCAACGAAAGAAAGCATTGCATATTAATGACGATACTGTTATAATCGCGACAATAAAAGACCGCTTATACCGACTGGGAGATCTTGCCTATAACGACTCTACTACATTATTTGATTCGGCTTTGTTTTCAGCCGTACAATCATTCCAGCGTAGAATGGGCATTGGGGCCGACGGTGCGATTGGCCCTAAAATGATCGAAGAATTAAACATTACGCCTGCACAAAGAATACAACAGGTAATGGTAAACCTGGAGCGCATGCGCTGGATGCCGCCGCCGCACCGCGATCATGAATTTATTGCTGTAAACATACCCGAATACAAGATGTATGTTTACAATGAAGACACGTTGAAGATGGATATCAATGTTATTGTAGGTACCGCTGCCAATAGTACGGTAGTGTTTTCCGGTGATCTGAAATACATTGTGTTCGCTCCTTATTGGAAAGTTCCTTCTAAAATTGTGCGCAACGAGATTTTGCCCGCCATGCGAAAAGATACCGGCTACCTGCGTAAACACCAGATGGAACGTACAGGCGGCCCCGACACACTTCCGGCAATAAGGCAGTTACCCGGACCATTAAACTCGCTGGGCAAGGTCAAGTTCCTGTTTCCCAATAATTACGATATCTATTTCCATGATACACCCAACAGGAATCTTTTTTCAGCGTCCAGCAGAAGTTTTAGCCATGGCTGTATAAGAGTGGGAGAACCTAAGAAACTTGCAGAGTTCCTGCTGCGCAACGACACTTCATGGAATGAAACACGGATTGATACACTCATGAGTGGTGTGAAAGAAAAATGGGTAACATTACCGAGGGCAATACCCGTTGTAATCACTTATTTTACTGCATTTGTAGACGACCAGGGCATTCTCAATTTCCGGCGAGATATTTACAAACACGACGAGAAACTGGCTGATAAACTATTTGCGAAAGAATAG
- a CDS encoding N-acyl-D-amino-acid deacylase family protein, with the protein MKVLFILLVLCTGNLMAQNRADIIIRNGKIIDGTGNPWYYGDVAIRAHTIVATGNLNTWSADNIIDATGLIIAPGFIDVHTHIEDDEVKNPTANNFIRDGVTTVITGNCGSSHVNTGAYLAFIDSLRLSVNTATFIGHNDVREAVMGKANRPPTSQELDKMIALVNKAMQEGAVGFSTGLIYTPGSYASTDEIIALAKVAAAYNGVYATHMRNESDSVTYAIHEALRIAKAAGIPLQISHFKIGGQQNWGRSRQTIEMVKKARTDGLDVTIDQYPYTASSTALNTLLPDWILAGNDSVVKQRLRQPAVVKEATGYMLKKLAARKMHHFSYAVVAFYKADTTLNGKSIEAINLLWKRKHTAAAEATTIIDMVIGGGASMVFHGMSEDDVKCIMQYPFNMPASDASIRVMNEGAPHPRGYGTNARILGRYVREQKIITLEEAIRRMTSLPAQKFHLTDRGLLRPGFAADIVLFDADAVTDLSTFQQPHQYSAGFKYVIVNGKITLNNGIHTGVRNGMALYNKPR; encoded by the coding sequence ATGAAAGTTTTGTTCATTTTGCTGGTACTGTGCACAGGAAACCTTATGGCACAAAACCGTGCCGACATTATTATACGCAATGGTAAAATTATAGATGGCACAGGCAACCCGTGGTATTATGGCGATGTAGCCATAAGAGCCCATACCATTGTTGCCACCGGGAATTTAAACACCTGGAGTGCTGATAACATTATTGATGCCACAGGGCTTATTATAGCGCCGGGTTTTATAGATGTGCATACGCACATTGAAGATGATGAGGTAAAAAACCCTACAGCAAACAATTTTATCAGGGATGGCGTTACCACGGTTATTACCGGAAATTGCGGTTCATCTCACGTTAATACAGGTGCCTATCTTGCTTTTATCGATAGTCTGCGATTATCCGTAAACACCGCCACGTTTATTGGGCACAATGATGTGCGTGAAGCCGTAATGGGGAAAGCCAACAGGCCGCCAACCAGCCAGGAACTGGATAAAATGATTGCCCTGGTTAATAAGGCAATGCAAGAAGGTGCAGTTGGTTTTTCAACAGGGCTCATCTATACACCGGGTTCCTATGCTTCGACTGATGAAATTATTGCCCTTGCAAAAGTTGCGGCCGCCTATAATGGTGTGTATGCTACACACATGCGCAATGAAAGTGACAGCGTAACATATGCAATTCATGAAGCTTTGCGCATTGCAAAAGCTGCGGGTATACCACTGCAGATATCTCATTTTAAAATTGGCGGACAACAAAACTGGGGCCGCAGCAGGCAAACAATTGAAATGGTTAAGAAGGCAAGGACAGACGGCCTGGATGTAACCATCGATCAATATCCATACACTGCAAGCAGTACTGCATTGAATACATTACTGCCAGACTGGATACTGGCCGGCAACGATTCTGTTGTAAAACAGCGCCTGCGGCAGCCGGCTGTTGTAAAAGAAGCTACCGGTTACATGTTGAAAAAGCTTGCGGCCCGGAAAATGCATCATTTCAGTTATGCTGTGGTGGCATTTTATAAAGCAGACACAACCCTTAATGGAAAAAGTATTGAAGCGATCAACCTGTTATGGAAAAGAAAACACACCGCTGCAGCAGAGGCTACCACAATTATTGACATGGTTATCGGCGGGGGAGCTTCCATGGTTTTTCATGGCATGAGTGAAGACGATGTAAAGTGTATTATGCAATACCCGTTTAATATGCCTGCTTCTGATGCGAGCATTCGGGTAATGAATGAAGGTGCCCCACATCCGCGTGGTTATGGAACCAATGCAAGAATTTTAGGCAGGTATGTAAGGGAACAAAAAATAATAACCCTCGAAGAAGCCATAAGAAGAATGACATCGTTACCGGCGCAGAAATTTCATCTTACAGATCGTGGGTTACTAAGGCCGGGATTTGCCGCAGACATCGTGCTCTTTGATGCAGATGCGGTAACAGATCTTTCAACCTTTCAACAGCCACATCAATATTCAGCAGGCTTTAAATATGTAATTGTAAATGGGAAAATTACTTTGAATAATGGTATACACACCGGCGTAAGAAATGGTATGGCATTGTACAACAAACCACGGTGA
- a CDS encoding metal-dependent hydrolase family protein, whose translation MKTKLLITLCIFFAQLSFAQTKTLKAIRAGKLIDVEHATVLENVIILIDHDTIKAVGKNIPIPDSAQIIDLGGSTVLPGLIDCHTHITAQPSGDYYADIFRATQVDDAIMGTVFARKTLEAGFTTCRDVGARGFADVALRNAINRGAVPGPRLFVATLFIGATGSHGDISGFSPYLQWDLPRQMLGVADGIDELRKQVRYNIKYGADIIKFGASAGVLSEEESVGAPQYTQEEMNAIVAETKAWGKKACAHAHGTEAIKMAVKAGVASIEHGSMLDDEAIALMKQYGTYLVADIYNDDYIRTEYARLGYPDKIIEKEKLVGQVQRESFQQAVKAGVKIAFGTDAGVYPHGWNAKQFYYMVKFGCTPMQAIQAATINAADLIGNAKIGNIKAGCYADIIAVKADVLKDITTLENVAFVMKGGEVFKQ comes from the coding sequence ATGAAAACAAAACTACTTATTACCTTATGTATATTTTTTGCCCAGTTATCTTTTGCCCAGACCAAAACATTAAAGGCTATCAGGGCAGGTAAACTGATAGATGTGGAGCATGCAACTGTGCTGGAAAATGTGATCATTCTTATTGATCATGATACTATAAAGGCTGTCGGTAAAAATATTCCAATACCAGATTCGGCGCAGATCATTGATCTTGGTGGCAGTACAGTGTTGCCTGGCCTTATAGATTGTCATACGCATATAACAGCGCAACCAAGTGGCGATTATTATGCAGATATTTTTCGTGCCACGCAGGTAGATGATGCAATTATGGGAACCGTGTTTGCAAGAAAAACACTGGAAGCCGGTTTTACCACGTGCAGGGATGTTGGTGCAAGAGGTTTTGCAGATGTAGCCTTGCGCAATGCTATTAACCGCGGTGCAGTGCCCGGGCCACGTTTGTTTGTCGCAACATTGTTTATCGGGGCCACAGGAAGTCATGGAGATATCAGCGGGTTTTCACCTTACCTGCAGTGGGATCTGCCCAGGCAAATGCTGGGCGTGGCAGATGGTATAGATGAATTGCGTAAGCAGGTACGTTACAATATAAAATATGGTGCAGATATCATTAAGTTCGGGGCCAGTGCAGGAGTATTAAGCGAAGAAGAAAGCGTTGGTGCACCGCAGTATACGCAGGAAGAAATGAACGCCATTGTAGCAGAAACAAAAGCATGGGGCAAAAAAGCCTGTGCACATGCGCACGGTACCGAAGCTATAAAAATGGCAGTAAAAGCAGGCGTGGCATCTATAGAGCATGGCAGTATGCTGGATGATGAAGCAATTGCATTAATGAAACAATATGGAACCTACCTTGTTGCAGACATTTACAACGACGATTATATACGCACAGAATATGCAAGACTGGGCTACCCGGATAAGATCATTGAGAAAGAAAAACTGGTGGGGCAGGTACAGCGGGAAAGTTTTCAGCAGGCAGTAAAAGCGGGTGTAAAAATTGCTTTTGGTACAGATGCCGGTGTATACCCCCACGGCTGGAATGCGAAACAGTTCTATTATATGGTAAAGTTTGGTTGCACGCCTATGCAGGCCATACAAGCCGCAACAATAAATGCTGCCGACCTCATTGGCAATGCAAAAATTGGCAATATAAAAGCGGGCTGTTATGCAGATATCATTGCTGTAAAAGCTGATGTGTTAAAAGACATTACTACGCTGGAGAACGTAGCGTTTGTAATGAAGGGCGGCGAAGTTTTTAAACAATAA
- a CDS encoding TonB-dependent receptor plug domain-containing protein, with amino-acid sequence MKKLFLLAAIAAAQGVCAQSDSTGNALDEVVVTATKSPKKLSETGKVLTVITKAQIERSGGKDFAQLITEQTGIIVNGAVSNAGKDKSLFLRGATDKYTLILLDDIPLNEPAGVGGSFDLRLLSLDNIERIEILKGSQSTLYGSNAVAGVINIISKKPATAKPQFNALATYGSFNTFKGNANISQKAKVLEYDLNYTYYNTDGISEAKDTTGKANFDKDGFTQHAVQAVVGINITKQLKISPYYRFTQFTGGYDADAFTDAPNNYNASLVNSGLDGRYNYAKGTVHVNYGYDFTKRLYAGQYGDFTMKGKFHHAELFVNHTFSKALQMVAGANLQVYRIDAPDTVNSIVSPFVSLFLHSNNGWNIELGGRYNQHNKYGGNATYSFNPSYLINEKIKLFANVTSGFRAPSIGELFGPYGANPDLKPEKSNTQEAGVQAVIANKKITATITGFNRTITDVIVYNTNYTYENRDKQHDFGAELELSITPVEQLNIKASYAYIDGKITQALQGKDTSYYNLLRRPKHSVNLYAGYQVSKQLFISASTQVIGKRTDNYFDPNTFVATQVDLSAYALVNMYAEYRFLKSRLNVFVDAKNLFDKTNFYEVYGYGVQGINVTGGVRLRL; translated from the coding sequence ATGAAAAAATTATTTTTACTGGCTGCCATTGCAGCAGCACAAGGCGTTTGCGCCCAGTCAGATTCTACAGGCAATGCATTGGATGAAGTAGTGGTTACCGCTACCAAAAGTCCTAAAAAGCTGAGCGAGACAGGCAAAGTCTTAACCGTTATAACAAAAGCACAGATTGAGCGCAGCGGTGGAAAGGATTTTGCGCAACTCATTACCGAACAAACGGGCATTATTGTTAACGGCGCTGTAAGTAATGCGGGTAAAGACAAGTCTTTGTTTTTGCGGGGTGCAACAGATAAATACACGCTTATACTTTTAGATGATATACCGTTGAATGAACCGGCAGGCGTTGGCGGCAGCTTTGATCTTCGTTTGCTATCATTAGATAACATTGAACGCATAGAAATTTTAAAAGGTAGCCAGAGTACGCTCTACGGTTCCAATGCTGTAGCAGGTGTAATCAATATCATTTCTAAAAAGCCTGCTACTGCTAAGCCACAATTCAATGCGCTGGCTACTTACGGCAGTTTCAATACTTTTAAAGGCAATGCAAACATCAGCCAGAAAGCCAAGGTGCTGGAGTACGATCTCAACTACACGTACTACAATACAGATGGTATTTCTGAAGCGAAAGACACAACGGGCAAGGCAAATTTTGATAAAGACGGTTTCACACAACATGCCGTGCAGGCGGTTGTGGGTATAAATATTACAAAGCAGCTAAAAATTTCACCCTACTACCGCTTTACACAGTTTACCGGCGGGTATGATGCGGATGCATTTACAGACGCGCCCAATAACTACAATGCATCGCTGGTGAACAGCGGGCTCGATGGCCGTTACAACTATGCAAAAGGAACCGTGCATGTTAACTATGGGTACGACTTTACAAAACGTTTGTACGCCGGACAGTATGGCGATTTTACTATGAAAGGTAAATTTCATCATGCAGAACTTTTTGTAAACCATACTTTCAGCAAAGCTTTGCAAATGGTGGCAGGCGCCAATTTACAAGTGTACAGGATAGATGCACCAGATACGGTAAACAGTATTGTAAGCCCTTTTGTTTCCTTGTTTTTACACAGCAACAATGGCTGGAATATAGAGTTGGGCGGACGATATAACCAGCATAACAAATATGGCGGCAACGCTACTTACAGTTTTAACCCATCTTATCTCATCAACGAAAAGATAAAACTGTTTGCCAATGTTACCAGTGGTTTTCGTGCACCCTCAATAGGAGAGTTGTTTGGACCCTACGGGGCAAACCCGGATCTTAAACCGGAAAAATCTAACACCCAGGAAGCAGGCGTACAGGCCGTTATAGCAAACAAAAAAATAACTGCAACAATTACCGGCTTTAACAGGACAATTACAGATGTCATCGTTTATAACACCAATTACACTTACGAAAACCGTGACAAACAGCATGACTTTGGTGCTGAACTGGAATTAAGCATTACGCCTGTTGAGCAGCTGAATATTAAAGCTTCTTATGCGTATATCGATGGTAAAATTACACAGGCACTGCAGGGGAAAGACACATCTTATTACAACCTGTTGCGCAGGCCTAAGCATAGTGTAAATCTCTACGCAGGCTACCAGGTATCCAAGCAACTTTTTATAAGTGCATCTACACAGGTTATTGGCAAGCGCACAGACAACTATTTTGATCCAAACACATTTGTGGCCACGCAGGTTGACTTGTCTGCCTATGCATTGGTAAATATGTATGCAGAATACCGTTTTTTAAAGAGCAGGCTTAATGTGTTTGTTGATGCAAAAAACCTGTTTGACAAAACGAACTTTTACGAAGTATACGGTTACGGTGTACAGGGCATTAATGTAACAGGTGGGGTACGATTGAGGTTATAA
- a CDS encoding DUF6580 family putative transport protein: MSNSKINPRNTVVLLMIIVIAAIRLFNNFSTNISVLANYSPLAAMALFGSAYFKGNVRPLLFPLMAIFISDVVLFTTVYKDYGNGFLYDGWVWVYGAFLVIAVSAKLIIRKISVPRIAAAVITAVLIHWLVTDFGVWLGSKTYAQTWSGFMACLAAAIPFELRLLTATIIYSTIMFGIFELMQRKYVALKAM, encoded by the coding sequence ATGTCTAACAGTAAAATCAATCCGCGCAATACTGTTGTATTGCTCATGATCATCGTCATCGCTGCAATACGGCTCTTCAATAATTTCAGCACCAACATCAGTGTGCTGGCAAATTATTCGCCACTTGCAGCAATGGCTTTATTTGGCAGCGCATATTTTAAAGGAAACGTAAGACCGCTCCTGTTTCCGTTAATGGCAATTTTTATCAGTGATGTTGTTTTGTTTACAACTGTTTACAAAGACTATGGCAATGGCTTTTTGTACGATGGATGGGTTTGGGTATACGGCGCATTTTTAGTGATCGCTGTTTCAGCAAAGCTTATCATCAGGAAGATCAGCGTGCCGCGTATAGCAGCAGCGGTTATTACGGCCGTTTTAATACATTGGCTGGTTACTGATTTTGGCGTTTGGCTGGGAAGCAAAACCTATGCGCAAACCTGGAGCGGATTTATGGCATGTCTTGCGGCGGCGATCCCGTTTGAGTTGCGTTTGCTTACCGCAACCATTATTTATAGTACTATTATGTTTGGCATATTCGAGCTTATGCAGCGTAAATATGTGGCACTAAAAGCAATGTAG
- a CDS encoding ABC transporter substrate-binding protein, with amino-acid sequence MKACSFLPAATQMIYDMGLQHLLHGVTFECPAIALQEKAKVVRCVLEGKAYSSTEIDRIFSASRAQGKSLYYVDDTILQAIQPDVIFTQDVCEVCQIDTACTAAAVARLEKQPLLIPLTPQNLDDVYTTAITIAAALGNETAAYTHLAALSQRTAAILDVLRAHRMPLKRVMLMEWIAPVYNCGHWIPFQVAQAGGIDMLGNPGGDSIVTQWEKIVKYNPEVLVVAPCGFNVSRSLQEMHLLTQKPGWHSLQAVQNGQVFILDFDLFTQPSASTLVDGIELLSAIFHPQLFHVPAHLQQKFVNFFTVNEYA; translated from the coding sequence ATGAAAGCCTGTTCTTTTCTTCCGGCTGCAACGCAGATGATCTATGACATGGGTTTGCAACATTTGTTGCATGGCGTTACGTTTGAGTGCCCGGCAATAGCATTACAAGAGAAAGCAAAAGTTGTGCGTTGTGTGCTGGAGGGAAAGGCTTATTCAAGTACTGAAATCGACCGTATTTTTTCCGCCTCCAGGGCGCAGGGTAAAAGCTTGTATTATGTTGATGATACTATACTGCAGGCAATACAACCAGATGTAATTTTTACGCAGGATGTATGCGAAGTTTGCCAGATAGATACTGCCTGCACCGCTGCAGCTGTTGCCCGGCTGGAGAAACAACCATTGCTTATACCGCTTACTCCGCAAAACCTCGATGATGTATACACTACTGCCATTACAATAGCTGCAGCATTGGGGAATGAAACAGCGGCTTATACCCACCTTGCTGCTTTATCGCAACGTACTGCTGCCATACTGGATGTACTGCGTGCGCACCGCATGCCGTTAAAACGTGTAATGCTGATGGAATGGATAGCGCCTGTATATAATTGCGGACACTGGATCCCTTTCCAGGTGGCACAGGCCGGGGGTATAGATATGCTTGGCAATCCCGGTGGTGATTCTATAGTAACGCAATGGGAAAAAATTGTGAAGTACAACCCGGAGGTCTTGGTTGTGGCACCATGCGGTTTCAATGTCAGCCGTTCTTTACAGGAAATGCACCTGCTAACCCAAAAGCCTGGATGGCATTCCCTGCAGGCTGTACAAAACGGCCAGGTTTTTATACTCGATTTTGATTTGTTTACCCAACCCAGTGCCTCTACGCTGGTTGATGGAATAGAACTGCTCTCGGCAATTTTTCATCCGCAACTATTCCATGTGCCGGCACACCTGCAACAGAAGTTTGTTAACTTTTTTACTGTAAATGAGTATGCCTAA
- a CDS encoding cysteine-rich CWC family protein, with translation MPKHEPKVCPRCNNEFECRAGDITNCQCSAVALTVEEQAFIEDRYNDCLCTGCLHALKNRYVFFKEKFLGR, from the coding sequence ATGCCTAAACATGAGCCGAAGGTTTGTCCGCGATGCAACAACGAGTTTGAATGTCGTGCAGGGGATATTACAAATTGCCAGTGCAGTGCTGTAGCATTAACCGTAGAAGAACAGGCATTCATAGAAGACCGCTACAACGACTGCCTTTGTACAGGTTGTTTACACGCGCTAAAGAACAGGTATGTTTTTTTCAAAGAAAAATTTTTAGGCCGTTGA